One genomic region from Manis pentadactyla isolate mManPen7 chromosome 12, mManPen7.hap1, whole genome shotgun sequence encodes:
- the MED26 gene encoding mediator of RNA polymerase II transcription subunit 26 isoform X1 — MTAAPASPQQIRDRLLQAIDPQSNIRNMVAVLEVISSLEKYPITKEALEETRLGKLINDVRKKTKNEELAKRAKKLLRSWQKLIEPVHQNEVALRGLAGGPGSANGGAHNCRPEGGAAGTPKSIHDLKNRNDIQRLPGPRLDRLGSRKRRGDQRDLGHPGPPPKVSKASHDSLVPNSSPLPTNGIGGSPESFPSPLDSSGHMGPELEHSENDKHSGKIPVNAVRPHTSSPGLGKAPSTCLPAKAVVLQQLDRVDETPGPPHPKGPPRCSFSPRNSLHEGSFARQRSPYTPRGSVPSPLQWSQSLDATQVPSPLPLAQPSTPPVRRLELLPSAESPVRWLEQPEGHQRLVGPGCKAGLSPADPLLSRAGFSPDSSKADSDAASSGGSDSRKKKRYRPRDYTVNLDGQVAEAGVKPVRLKERKLTFDPMTRQIKPLTQKEPVRADSPLHTEQPRTELDKPEAKASLQSPFEQTNWKELSRNEIIQSYLSRQSSLLSSSGAQTPGAHHFMSEYLKQEESTRRGARKPHVLVPHGPPAALPGLTREVTQDDLDRIQAHQWPGVNGCQDTQGNWYDWTQCISLDPHGDDGRLNILPYVCLD, encoded by the exons ATCCGGAACATGGTGGCGGTGCTGGAAGTCATCTCCAGCCTGGAGAAATACCCCATTACCAAGGAGGCACTGGAG GAAACGCGACTTGGGAAGCTCATCAACGACGTCCGCAAGAAGACGAAGAACGAGGAGCTTGCCAAGCGGGCCAAGAAGCTGCTGCGGAGCTGGCAGAAGCTCATCGAGCCCGTGCACCAGAATGAGGTGGCGCTGCGGGGACTGGCAGGCGGCCCCGGTTCTGCCAACGGGGGTGCCCATAACTGCCGGCCCGAGGGGGGAGCGGCCGGCACTCCCAAGAGCATCCACGACCTGAAGAACCGCAACGACATCCAGAGGCTGCCTGGGCCACGGCTGGACAGGCTAGGCAGCCGCAAGCGCCGAGGGGACCAGCGTGACCTCGGCCACCCTGGGCCACCTCCCAAGGTCTCCAAAGCCAGCCACGACTCCCTGGTGCCCAattcctcccccctccccactaATGGGATCGGCGGGAGCCCAGAGAGCTTCCCCAGCCCCCTGGACAGCAGCGGGCACatgggccctgagctggagcacAGCGAGAATGACAAGCACAGCGGCAAGATCCCCGTCAATGCTGTGAGGCCGCACACCAGCTCCCCGGGCCTGGGCAAGGCCCCCAGCACCTGCTTGCCGGCCAAGGCTGTAGTGCTGCAGCAGCTGGACAGGGTGGATGAGACCCCAGGCCCCCCGCACCCCAAGGGGCCACCGCGCTGCTCCTTCAGTCCCCGGAACTCACTGCACGAGGGCTCCTTTGCCCGGCAGCGAAGCCCATACACACCCAGAGGCTCCGTGCCCAGCCCCTTGCAATGGTCCCAGTCGCTGGATGCCACGCAGGTGCCATCACCACTTCCGCTGGCCCAGCCATCCACACCCCCCGTCAGGCGGCTCGAGCTGCTGCCCAGCGCCGAGAGCCCAGTGCGCTGGCTGGAGCAGCCCGAGGGCCACCAGCGGCTGGTGGGGCCAGGCTGCAAGGCGGGGCTGTCCCCGGCTGATCCCCTCCTGTCCCGGGCAGGCTTCTCCCCGGACTCCTCCAAGGCGGACAGCGATGCCGCCTCCTCTGGTGGCTCGGACAGCAGAAAGAAGAAGAGGTACCGGCCTCGAGACTACACGGTGAACTTGGACGGGCAGGTAGCTGAGGCGGGGGTCAAGCCTGTCCGGTTAAAAGAGCGGAAGCTCACCTTTGACCCCATGACCAGACAGATCAAACCTCTGACCCAGAAAGAGCCAGTGCGGGCCGACAGCCCGCTGCACACGGAGCAGCCCAGGACAGAGCTGGACAAGCCTGAGGCCAAGGCCAGCCTCCAGAGCCCTTTTGAACAGACGAACTGGAAGGAGCTGTCGCGCAATGAGATCATCCAGTCCTACCTGAGCCGGCAGAGCAGCCTGCTGTCATCGTCGGGCGCTCAGACCCCGGGGGCCCACCACTTCATGTCCGAGTACCTGAAGCAGGAGGAGAGCACCCGGCGCGGGGCCAGGAAGCCGCACGTGCTGGTGCCTCACGGCCCACCTGCAGCCCTGCCAGGGCTGACCCGCGAGGTCACACAGGACGATCTGGACAGAATCCAGGCCCACCAGTGGCCAGGGGTGAACGGGTGTCAGGACACACAGGGTAACTGGTATGACTGGACGCAGTGCATATCGCTCGACCCGCACGGCGATGACGGGCGGTTGAACATTCTGCCTTATGTTTGTTTGGACTGA
- the MED26 gene encoding mediator of RNA polymerase II transcription subunit 26 isoform X2 yields the protein MTAAPASPQQIRDRLLQAIDPQSNETRLGKLINDVRKKTKNEELAKRAKKLLRSWQKLIEPVHQNEVALRGLAGGPGSANGGAHNCRPEGGAAGTPKSIHDLKNRNDIQRLPGPRLDRLGSRKRRGDQRDLGHPGPPPKVSKASHDSLVPNSSPLPTNGIGGSPESFPSPLDSSGHMGPELEHSENDKHSGKIPVNAVRPHTSSPGLGKAPSTCLPAKAVVLQQLDRVDETPGPPHPKGPPRCSFSPRNSLHEGSFARQRSPYTPRGSVPSPLQWSQSLDATQVPSPLPLAQPSTPPVRRLELLPSAESPVRWLEQPEGHQRLVGPGCKAGLSPADPLLSRAGFSPDSSKADSDAASSGGSDSRKKKRYRPRDYTVNLDGQVAEAGVKPVRLKERKLTFDPMTRQIKPLTQKEPVRADSPLHTEQPRTELDKPEAKASLQSPFEQTNWKELSRNEIIQSYLSRQSSLLSSSGAQTPGAHHFMSEYLKQEESTRRGARKPHVLVPHGPPAALPGLTREVTQDDLDRIQAHQWPGVNGCQDTQGNWYDWTQCISLDPHGDDGRLNILPYVCLD from the coding sequence GAAACGCGACTTGGGAAGCTCATCAACGACGTCCGCAAGAAGACGAAGAACGAGGAGCTTGCCAAGCGGGCCAAGAAGCTGCTGCGGAGCTGGCAGAAGCTCATCGAGCCCGTGCACCAGAATGAGGTGGCGCTGCGGGGACTGGCAGGCGGCCCCGGTTCTGCCAACGGGGGTGCCCATAACTGCCGGCCCGAGGGGGGAGCGGCCGGCACTCCCAAGAGCATCCACGACCTGAAGAACCGCAACGACATCCAGAGGCTGCCTGGGCCACGGCTGGACAGGCTAGGCAGCCGCAAGCGCCGAGGGGACCAGCGTGACCTCGGCCACCCTGGGCCACCTCCCAAGGTCTCCAAAGCCAGCCACGACTCCCTGGTGCCCAattcctcccccctccccactaATGGGATCGGCGGGAGCCCAGAGAGCTTCCCCAGCCCCCTGGACAGCAGCGGGCACatgggccctgagctggagcacAGCGAGAATGACAAGCACAGCGGCAAGATCCCCGTCAATGCTGTGAGGCCGCACACCAGCTCCCCGGGCCTGGGCAAGGCCCCCAGCACCTGCTTGCCGGCCAAGGCTGTAGTGCTGCAGCAGCTGGACAGGGTGGATGAGACCCCAGGCCCCCCGCACCCCAAGGGGCCACCGCGCTGCTCCTTCAGTCCCCGGAACTCACTGCACGAGGGCTCCTTTGCCCGGCAGCGAAGCCCATACACACCCAGAGGCTCCGTGCCCAGCCCCTTGCAATGGTCCCAGTCGCTGGATGCCACGCAGGTGCCATCACCACTTCCGCTGGCCCAGCCATCCACACCCCCCGTCAGGCGGCTCGAGCTGCTGCCCAGCGCCGAGAGCCCAGTGCGCTGGCTGGAGCAGCCCGAGGGCCACCAGCGGCTGGTGGGGCCAGGCTGCAAGGCGGGGCTGTCCCCGGCTGATCCCCTCCTGTCCCGGGCAGGCTTCTCCCCGGACTCCTCCAAGGCGGACAGCGATGCCGCCTCCTCTGGTGGCTCGGACAGCAGAAAGAAGAAGAGGTACCGGCCTCGAGACTACACGGTGAACTTGGACGGGCAGGTAGCTGAGGCGGGGGTCAAGCCTGTCCGGTTAAAAGAGCGGAAGCTCACCTTTGACCCCATGACCAGACAGATCAAACCTCTGACCCAGAAAGAGCCAGTGCGGGCCGACAGCCCGCTGCACACGGAGCAGCCCAGGACAGAGCTGGACAAGCCTGAGGCCAAGGCCAGCCTCCAGAGCCCTTTTGAACAGACGAACTGGAAGGAGCTGTCGCGCAATGAGATCATCCAGTCCTACCTGAGCCGGCAGAGCAGCCTGCTGTCATCGTCGGGCGCTCAGACCCCGGGGGCCCACCACTTCATGTCCGAGTACCTGAAGCAGGAGGAGAGCACCCGGCGCGGGGCCAGGAAGCCGCACGTGCTGGTGCCTCACGGCCCACCTGCAGCCCTGCCAGGGCTGACCCGCGAGGTCACACAGGACGATCTGGACAGAATCCAGGCCCACCAGTGGCCAGGGGTGAACGGGTGTCAGGACACACAGGGTAACTGGTATGACTGGACGCAGTGCATATCGCTCGACCCGCACGGCGATGACGGGCGGTTGAACATTCTGCCTTATGTTTGTTTGGACTGA